One genomic window of Arachis hypogaea cultivar Tifrunner chromosome 8, arahy.Tifrunner.gnm2.J5K5, whole genome shotgun sequence includes the following:
- the LOC112705451 gene encoding uncharacterized protein, producing the protein MAVTESGPMFLKAIDCSDEIKDKDFIASKMREVIMEVGVSNVVQIVTDNAPVCKAAGLLIEAEFPTIYWTPCVVHTLNLALKNIYAAKNTERNNIVYQECCWITQVAEDAIFIKNFIVNHHMRLSIFNEFVSLKLLNIAPTRFASTIVMLKRFKLIKFRLKEIVISEKWSSYKEDDVGKAEFVKEKILSDNWWQKVDYILSFTEPIYDVLRSTDTDTPSLHLVYEMWDSMIEKVKKVIYHYERKDESEESTFFNVVNSILIERWTKSSTPLHCFAHSLNPRYYSHQWLRQDSRRVPPHQVVELTNERVKCLKRYFPDAEDRRKVNLEFANFSGGREGFDDCDSLNDRGVLDAKSWWLVHGVHAPTLQKIALKLLGQLSSSSCCERNWSTYSFIHFLKRNKIKPKRAENLVFVHTNLRLMSRKTPQYKKGETMMWDIAGDDFSPIDEDNGVLEIASLSFDEPELEAVLFVNEKNEVTF; encoded by the exons ATGGCTGTGACTGAAAGTGGACCTATGTTTTTGAAAGCCATAGATTGTTCGGATGAGATCAAAGACAAAGATTTTATTGCAAGCAAAATGAGAGAAGTGATTATGGAAGTTGGTGTCTCAAATGTTGTGCAAATTGTGACGGACAATGCACCTGTGTGTAAGGCTGCTGGATTATTGATTGAGGCTGAGTTTCCTACTATATATTGGACTCCTTGTGTTGTCCATACACTTAATCTTGCCTTGAAGAATATTTATGCAGCCAAGAACACCGAGAGGAATAATATTGTTTATCAAGAATGTTGTTGGATTACACAAGTTGCTGAAGATgctattttcattaaaaatttcatTGTGAATCATCATATGAGGTTAtcgatttttaatgaatttgtaTCATTGAAACTACTTAATATTGCTCCTACACGATTTGCCTCTACCATTGTGATGCTCAAGAGGTTCAAATTAATAAAGTTTAGACTCAAAGAGATAGTGATTAGTGAGAAGTGGTCCTCCTACAAGGAAGATGATGTGGGGAAGGCTGAATTTGTTAAAGAGAAGATTTTGAGTGATAATTGGTGGCAAAAGGTGGATTACATCCTTTCTTTTACTGAGCCTATTTATGATGTTTTAAGAAGCACTGATACGGATACTCCTAGTCTCCATTTAGTGTATGAAATGTGGGATTCAATGATTGAAAAGGTGAAAAAGGTCATATATCACTATGAGAGAAAGGATGAAAGTGAGGAATCAACATTTTTCAATGTTGTGAACTCAATATTAATTGAGCGTTGGACAAAAAGTAGTACACCTCTTCATTGTTTTGCACATTCCTTGAATCCAAG GTATTATAGTCATCAATGGCTAAGACAAGACTCTAGACGTGTTCCTCCTCATCAAGTTGTGGAACTTACTAATGAGAGAGTGAAGTGCTTGAAAAGATATTTCCCTGATGCTGAAGATAGGAGAAAAGTGAACTTAGAGTTTGCTAATTTTTCAGGTGGTAGAGAGGGGTTTGATGATTGTGACTCTTTGAATGATAGAGGTGTGCTAGATGCAAAATCTTGGTGGCTAGTTCATGGTGTTCATGCTCCAACTCTTCAAAAGATTGCTCTCAAACTACTTGGGCAActatcttcatcttcttgttgTGAGAGAAATTGGAGCACTTACTCTTTTATTCATTttctcaaaagaaataagataaaACCCAAACGAGCTGAGAATTTAGTGTTTGTGCATACCAATCTTCGTCTCATGTCAAGGAAAACTCCCCAATACAAGAAAGGAGAAACAATGATGTGGGATATTGCGGGAGATGATTTTTCACCAATTGATGAAGATAATGGGGTCCTAGAAATTGCTAGTCTTTCTTTTGATGAACCGGAGTTGGAAGCTGTTCTTTTTgtcaatgaaaaaaatgaagttACTTTTTAG
- the LOC112707926 gene encoding oligopeptide transporter 4 yields MWFLGLISCCLLSFLNQFFAYRAEPLVITQITVQVATLPIGRFMARVLPTTKFGIGSKKFSLNPGPFNMKEHVLITIFANAGTAFGSGSPYAVGIVNIIKAFYGRSISFLVAWLLIITTQVLGYGWAGLLRKYVVEPAHMWWPGNLVQVSLFRALHEKEDGNRTSRAKFFFIALLCSFLWAAVPGYLFQTLTSISWLCWVFSKSVTAQQIGSGMNGLGLGALTLDWSAVASFLFSPLVSPFFAIVNVFVGYALIVYAVIPIAYWGFNVYGANKFPIFSSSLFTAQGQEYDIRSIVNNKFELDVAKYLKTGPIHLSVFFSLTYGFGFATIAATLTHVICFYGTEIMERYRASSKGKEDIHTKLMKKYKDIPSWWFYVMLFVTLVASLLLCILGKEQVQMPWWGLVFACALAFAFTLPISIITATTNQTPGLNIITEYIFGLIYPGRPIANVCFKTYGYISMSQAVSFLSDFKLGHYMKIPPRSMFLVQFIGTVLAGTINIGVAWWLLTSVENICHKDLLPKDSPWTCPSDKVFFDASVIWGLVGPKKIFGSKAEYFAMNWFFLGGAIGPIIVWLLHKAFPKQSWIPLINLPVLLGATGMMPPATPVNYNAWVLVGTVFNFFVFRYRKKWWQRYNYVLSAALDAGVAFMTVLLYFALNMENRKLDWWGNGGEHCDLATCPTAKGIVVDGCPVF; encoded by the exons ATGTGGTTCCTGGGGCTTATCTCTTGCTGCCTCCTCTCCTTCCTGAACCAGTTCTTCGCCTACAGGGCGGAGCCTCTCGTCATTACGCAGATCACGGTGCAGGTGGCCACACTGCCGATAGGGCGATTCATGGCCAGAGTCCTCCCCACCACGAAGTTCGGGATAGGGTCAAAGAAATTCTCGTTGAATCCGGGACCTTTCAACATGAAGGAGCACGTGCTGATTACCATATTTGCGAACGCCGGCACCGCCTTCGGGTCGGGGTCGCCGTACGCGGTGGGGATCGTGAACATCATCAAGGCGTTCTACGGAAGGTCGATATCGTTCTTGGTTGCATGGCTGCTGATCATCACTACTCAGGTGTTAGGATACGGGTGGGCAGGATTGCTGAGGAAGTACGTGGTGGAGCCAGCTCATATGTGGTGGCCCGGCAACCTTGTCCAAGTCTCTCTTTTCCG AGCTCTGCATGAGAAAGAAGATGGGAACAGAACTTCAAGGGCAAAGTTCTTCTTCATTGCTCTACTCTGTAGCTTCTTATGGGCCGCGGTCCCTGGATACTTGTTCCAGACCCTCACAAGCATTTCATGGCTCTGCTGGGTGTTCTCCAAGTCAGTCACAGCTCAACAGATAGGCTCAGGCATGAACGGTTTGGGCTTGGGAGCCCTCACTCTCGATTGGTCCGCCGTTGCCTCCTTCTTGTTCAGCCCTCTCGTTTCACCATTCTTCGCCATTGTCAACGTCTTTGTAGGCTATGCATTAATCGTCTATGCCGTCATCCCTATTGCTTATTGGGGCTTCAACGTGTATGGTGCAAATAAGTTCCCCATTTTCTCCTCCTCCTTGTTCACAGCACAGGGCCAAGAATACGATATACGCTCCATTGTAAATAACAAATTTGAATTGGATGTTGCAAAGTATCTCAAGACGGGTCCAATTCATCTTAGCGTCTTCTTTTCTCTTACTTACGGTTTTGGATTTGCCACCATTGCCGCCACCCTTACCCATGTCATTTGCTTCTACGGAACGGAGATCATGGAGCGGTATCGTGCTTCGAGCAAGGGCAAAGAAGATATCCACACGAAACTGATGAAGAAATACAAAGACATACCATCTTGGTGGTTTTATGTGATGCTGTTTGTAACGCTTGTGGCTTCTCTCTTACTATGCATCTTAGGGAAAGAACAGGTTCAGATGCCATGGTGGGGACTTGTGTTTGCCTGTGCCTTAGCCTTTGCTTTTACTCTCCCAATCAGCATCATTACTGCCACCACAAACCAGACACCCGGGTTGAATATCATTACTGAGTATATCTTTGGACTCATTTACCCCGGAAGACCAATAGCGAATGTGTGCTTCAAAACATACGGTTACATAAGCATGTCTCAAGCAGTCTCCTTCCTTAGTGATTTCAAGCTTGGCCACTACATGAAAATCCCTCCGAGATCAATGTTCTTAGTTCAG TTCATTGGAACAGTTCTTGCTGGAACCATCAACATTGGCGTGGCATGGTGGTTGCTAACTTCTGTTGAGAACATATGTCACAAGGATCTACTTCCCAAAGACAGTCCCTGGACATGTCCCAGTGACAAGGTTTTCTTTGATGCATCAGTTATTTGGGGTCTAGTTGGACCTAAGAAGATATTCGGTTCCAAAGCAGAATACTTTGCAATGAATTGGTTCTTCCTTGGAGGTGCAATTGGACCCATCATAGTTTGGTTATTGCACAAGGCATTCCCCAAGCAGTCATGGATTCCCTTGATCAACCTCCCAGTTCTCCTTGGGGCAACGGGGATGATGCCACCGGCCACGCCAGTCAACTACAATGCATGGGTTTTGGTTGGAACGGTGTTCAACTTCTTTGTGTTCCGTTACAGGAAGAAGTGGTGGCAGAGGTACAACTATGTTCTATCAGCAGCGCTTGATGCCGGGGTTGCCTTTATGACTGTGCTGCTTTACTTTGCTCTCAACATGGAGAATAGGAAATTGGATTGGTGGGGAAATGGTGGGGAGCACTGTGACTTAGCAACTTGTCCCACTGCTAAGGGCATAGTCGTTGATGGTTGCCCTGTCTTTTAA
- the LOC112707927 gene encoding uncharacterized protein produces the protein MEKARRASHAGSWYTDNPTQLSDELEGWLKSCGLTKSPNVRGVIAPHAGYSYSGRAAAYAFGNIDPTTITRVFLLGPSHHYYTPKCALSTATVYKTPIGDLPIDLEVNEELKATGRFELMDMRVDEAEHSMEMHLPYLAKVFEGRPVKIVPILVGALSAENEAVYGQLLSKYVDDPNNFFSVSSDFCHWGSRFNFMHYDKKHGPIYKSIEALDKMGMDIIETGDPDAFKKYLLEFDNTICGRHPISVFLHMLRNCSTSITIKFLRYEQSSQCKSTRDSSVSYASAAATKVNGSSSE, from the exons ATGGAGAAGGCACGGAGGGCTTCGCATGCTGGTTCTTGGTACACCGACAATC CTACGCAGCTGTCAGATGAACTCGAAGGATGGCTCAAATCATGTGGTCTCACCAAGTCCCCTAATGTGCGAGGAGTAATAGCACC GCATGCAGGTTATTCATATTCTGGACGAGCTGCTGCATATGCATTTGGAAACATTGATCCAACTACCAT TACAAGGGTGTTCCTTCTTGGGCCTTCTCATCACTATTACACTCCTAAATGTGCTCTGTCAACTGCAACAGTCTACAAGACACCCATAGGGGATCTACCTATTGATTTAGAAG TAAATGAGGAGCTTAAGGCTACGGGGAGATTTGAACTGATGGATATGCGTGTTGATGAAGCCGAACATAGCATGGAAATGCACTTGCCATATCTTGCTAAAGTATTTGAGGG GCGACCTGTAAAAATTGTTCCTATTTTGGTTGGAGCTCTTAGCGCTGAAAATGAAGCTGTATATGGACAGTTACTTTCCAAGTATGTGGATGATCCGAATAATTTTTTCTCAGTGTCATCAGATTTTTGTCACTGGGGATCCCG ATTCAATTTCATGCACTACGACAAGAAGCATGGGCCTATATACAAATCTATTGAAGCCTTAGACAAGATGGGCATGGATATCATAGAAACAGGAGATCCAGATGCATTCAAAAAATACCTATTGGAGTTTGATAATACAATTTGTGGGCGTCATCCAATCAGTGTTTTTCTCCAT ATGCTGAGGAACTGCTCCACGAGTATAACGATAAAATTTCTTCGCTACGAGCAGTCAAGTCAGTGCAAAAGTACAAGGGATAGCAGTGTCAGTTATGCATCTGCGGCAGCAACAAAGGTTAATGGTTCAAGCTCCGAATGA